The Solibacillus daqui genome has a segment encoding these proteins:
- a CDS encoding ABC transporter ATP-binding protein, with amino-acid sequence MMTIDVQNLSKQFGPKKVVDNVSFTLTPNKATALIGPNGAGKTTTLSMLAGLLKPTSGKIFMPGVMDVRTAIGFLPQYPQFYSWLTALEYMEMFANLSGVDKRSVKEKCKKMLSFVGLEDAMHKKTVTFSGGMKQRLGIAQALIHEPKLLLLDEPVSALDPVGRREVMNLLKEVQQQTTILYSTHILNDAEEMTDQLLFLREGRLVEQGSLVEVKAKFEQPRFKVTFANEQQALQFAQLSTLPTTSEGCYAYVEIIDAQPTMQELLQRLANSTFEIVKVERQTASLEEIFMKVAGEHATI; translated from the coding sequence ATGATGACGATAGACGTACAAAATTTATCGAAGCAATTTGGCCCGAAAAAGGTTGTAGATAATGTATCGTTTACGTTAACCCCAAATAAGGCAACGGCACTCATTGGTCCAAATGGTGCCGGTAAAACGACAACGCTTTCGATGCTCGCAGGGTTACTTAAGCCAACAAGCGGTAAAATTTTTATGCCAGGTGTAATGGATGTACGTACAGCTATCGGTTTTTTGCCACAGTATCCACAGTTTTATTCTTGGTTAACAGCACTTGAATACATGGAAATGTTTGCAAATTTAAGTGGCGTTGATAAGCGTTCAGTAAAGGAAAAGTGCAAAAAAATGCTGTCGTTTGTTGGCTTGGAGGATGCCATGCACAAAAAGACGGTTACTTTTTCAGGTGGGATGAAGCAGCGTTTAGGGATTGCACAGGCACTCATTCATGAGCCAAAGTTATTACTGCTTGATGAACCTGTGTCGGCGCTTGATCCAGTAGGCCGTCGTGAAGTCATGAATTTATTAAAAGAGGTGCAGCAGCAAACGACGATTTTATATTCGACGCATATTTTAAATGATGCGGAGGAAATGACTGATCAGCTACTATTTTTACGTGAGGGGCGCTTAGTAGAACAAGGCTCGTTAGTTGAAGTGAAGGCAAAGTTTGAACAGCCACGCTTTAAGGTGACGTTTGCAAATGAGCAGCAGGCACTGCAATTTGCACAGCTATCCACGCTCCCTACAACTAGTGAAGGTTGCTATGCCTATGTTGAAATTATCGATGCCCAACCAACAATGCAAGAGCTTCTGCAGCGTTTAGCAAATTCGACATTTGAAATAGTGAAAGTGGAGCGTCAAACGGCAAGCTTGGAGGAAATCTTTATGAAGGTGGCGGGTGAACATGCAACAATTTAG
- a CDS encoding ABC transporter permease, translated as MQQFSTFLLKEWRDSWRSFKLIWIPLVFLLLGVSDPLINYFLDDILQAVGNMPEGFEMILPELRPVDLLAASTGQFQSIGIIILIAAYIGTFSRERQNGTATLLYVRPISFSALFFSKWIVASIIAVVSAIAGYTGSMYYTVLLYGTVDWGKFFAMVGTYCVWLLLVMALIVAMSAAFQTAVAATITIVLVPLGLFMDSLIGSFWKVSPWKLSNYGMALLTDSVLMKNYWWTFGLVMVLMLVAIIFGIAMSKRNSGNVRL; from the coding sequence ATGCAACAATTTAGCACGTTCTTGTTAAAAGAATGGCGTGATAGCTGGCGTAGCTTCAAGCTGATATGGATTCCGCTTGTCTTTTTACTGTTAGGGGTAAGTGACCCACTAATAAATTATTTCTTGGATGATATTTTGCAAGCAGTTGGCAATATGCCTGAAGGATTTGAAATGATACTCCCAGAACTTAGGCCAGTAGATTTATTGGCGGCTTCTACCGGGCAATTTCAGTCAATTGGAATAATCATTTTGATTGCGGCGTATATTGGAACGTTTAGCCGTGAGCGACAAAATGGTACGGCGACATTATTATATGTACGACCGATTTCGTTTAGCGCACTGTTTTTTAGTAAATGGATTGTCGCAAGTATTATTGCGGTAGTGAGTGCTATTGCTGGCTATACGGGGAGTATGTATTACACGGTACTACTATACGGTACAGTTGACTGGGGTAAGTTTTTTGCAATGGTTGGTACGTATTGTGTGTGGTTATTATTGGTTATGGCACTTATCGTTGCAATGAGTGCTGCGTTTCAAACAGCCGTGGCGGCAACGATTACGATAGTATTAGTACCATTGGGCTTATTCATGGATTCGTTAATCGGTAGCTTTTGGAAAGTGTCACCATGGAAGCTCTCGAATTACGGAATGGCATTATTGACCGATAGCGTGCTCATGAAAAACTATTGGTGGACGTTTGGACTTGTAATGGTATTGATGTTAGTAGCGATTATATTTGGTATAGCAATGAGTAAGCGCAATAGTGGCAACGTGAGATTGTAA
- a CDS encoding CBS domain-containing protein, whose amino-acid sequence MKNSDRFLTAFNRIDHTMRDIVDAKGFMAFYRLIDQAKNKSPLVRKYEDDLRSFADLRNAIVHNRTSMEYVIAEPHTEIVEKIEHIDEAIAKPKLVGQLYRKRVYTLQTTDSLQHALKVIRKKKYTQFPVYDERKRFQGLVTTVGITNWLATTITGAKLQVPNHMPIVKDILQHEKNKKNYQFISRFLTIYEAEEIFKLGVERGRRFEALLITEHGRPHQKLIGIVTPIDIMKVD is encoded by the coding sequence GTGAAAAATTCGGACCGTTTTTTAACGGCATTTAATCGCATTGACCACACAATGCGTGACATTGTTGATGCAAAGGGTTTTATGGCCTTTTATAGGTTAATTGACCAAGCGAAAAACAAGAGCCCACTTGTACGTAAATATGAGGACGACCTGCGTTCATTTGCCGATTTACGCAATGCAATTGTGCATAACCGTACATCGATGGAATATGTAATTGCAGAGCCACATACCGAAATTGTTGAAAAAATTGAGCATATTGATGAAGCAATCGCTAAACCAAAGCTCGTTGGACAACTGTATCGTAAGCGCGTGTATACACTTCAAACGACGGATTCCTTACAACATGCATTAAAGGTAATTCGTAAGAAAAAGTATACACAATTCCCCGTTTATGATGAACGCAAGCGGTTTCAAGGGCTTGTGACAACGGTTGGAATTACAAACTGGCTCGCCACGACCATAACAGGGGCAAAATTGCAGGTACCAAATCACATGCCAATAGTAAAAGACATTTTACAACATGAAAAAAACAAAAAAAATTATCAATTTATTAGTCGCTTTCTGACGATTTATGAGGCAGAGGAAATTTTTAAACTTGGTGTCGAGCGTGGACGTCGTTTTGAAGCATTACTCATCACCGAGCATGGGCGTCCACACCAAAAACTGATTGGTATTGTAACACCAATCGATATTATGAAGGTGGACTAG
- a CDS encoding DUF421 domain-containing protein, producing the protein MELNLWEMLIRSSFAFFAILLLARIIGKKQLSQLTFFHYVTGITFGSIAAEISAQVETPFLDGLVALIWWTVLTISVSFVSLKSKKARVLFDDKPMIVIQNGIILNDHLKKARLHTDELAMLLREQSIFSFDEVLHAVFETNGNLSVMKKPLARTATKEDVHVSAPAPQYLPTELVSDGQVIYENLDKLQLTEEWLLKKLSKKNLHDVEAIYYVQILENGSFYISLKNASPPS; encoded by the coding sequence ATGGAATTAAATTTATGGGAAATGCTAATTCGTTCAAGTTTTGCGTTTTTTGCAATACTCCTACTCGCACGCATTATTGGAAAAAAACAATTAAGCCAACTTACGTTCTTCCATTATGTTACTGGTATAACATTCGGCTCGATTGCCGCTGAAATATCTGCACAAGTAGAAACACCTTTTTTAGACGGTCTTGTTGCACTCATCTGGTGGACAGTGTTAACCATATCGGTGAGTTTCGTATCATTAAAATCCAAAAAGGCCCGTGTATTATTTGATGACAAACCGATGATTGTCATTCAAAATGGCATCATCTTAAATGATCATCTCAAAAAAGCGCGCCTTCATACCGATGAACTAGCAATGCTATTACGTGAACAAAGTATTTTTTCTTTCGACGAAGTACTGCACGCTGTTTTTGAAACCAATGGAAATTTAAGCGTCATGAAGAAGCCACTTGCTCGTACCGCTACAAAAGAAGACGTACATGTATCCGCTCCAGCTCCACAATATTTACCAACTGAACTTGTTTCCGATGGTCAAGTTATTTATGAAAACTTAGACAAGCTACAATTAACGGAAGAATGGCTCTTGAAAAAGTTATCAAAGAAAAACTTGCATGATGTTGAAGCAATATATTATGTACAAATTTTAGAAAATGGCTCGTTCTACATTAGCCTGAAAAACGCTAGTCCACCTTCATAA
- a CDS encoding MFS transporter: MSTTTVKQSNPIYPIMVAIGVCHLINDTMQAVIPAMFPLLERDLGLTFTQLGMISFVLNMFASLLQPAVGFMTDKRPFPYALPLGMVSSFIGLSLLVLSTQYWMILVSVLFLGLGSAVFHPEGSRVSFMAAGNKRGLAQSIYQVGGNSGQALAPLLSAFVILPFGMKGAAMVLVLTSIGIFLLTKISAWYKRQLEAEKLSKVKRVLVSSLPPLTKKQVGFALVVLLFIIFARSFYVTNMTSFYVFYLIDQYGISVERGQLFIFIFMALGVVGTFFGGPLSDKYGRKNIILLSVIVPIPFCLALPFVPLYVALVLLIIIGMLIMISFTVTVVYAQELVPSKIGTMAGLTVGVAFGMGAIGSVVIGIVMDMMGIRFTMIAVSFLTLLLFVAFLLPKDNAST, encoded by the coding sequence ATGTCGACAACAACCGTGAAACAATCGAATCCAATCTATCCAATTATGGTCGCAATTGGCGTTTGTCACTTAATTAATGATACGATGCAAGCTGTTATTCCTGCGATGTTTCCGTTACTTGAGCGTGATTTAGGGCTAACGTTCACACAGCTTGGGATGATTTCGTTTGTGTTAAATATGTTTGCAAGTTTACTACAGCCTGCAGTTGGGTTTATGACAGATAAACGCCCATTTCCGTATGCATTACCACTTGGGATGGTGAGCTCGTTTATTGGGTTGTCTTTACTCGTTTTATCTACGCAATATTGGATGATTTTAGTGTCGGTATTATTTTTAGGGCTTGGCTCAGCGGTGTTTCACCCAGAAGGCTCACGTGTATCATTTATGGCAGCAGGGAATAAGCGTGGTTTAGCACAGTCTATTTATCAAGTGGGGGGCAATTCAGGACAAGCGCTCGCTCCATTACTAAGTGCATTTGTTATTTTACCCTTTGGTATGAAGGGTGCAGCGATGGTATTAGTACTAACATCGATAGGGATTTTTTTATTAACGAAAATTTCCGCTTGGTATAAGCGCCAACTAGAGGCAGAAAAATTGTCGAAAGTCAAAAGAGTGCTTGTTTCATCACTCCCTCCATTAACAAAAAAACAAGTGGGCTTTGCGCTTGTTGTGCTGTTATTTATTATTTTTGCGCGTTCATTTTATGTTACGAATATGACGAGTTTCTATGTATTTTATTTAATTGATCAGTATGGGATATCGGTAGAACGAGGTCAGTTATTTATTTTCATTTTTATGGCGCTAGGTGTTGTTGGAACGTTTTTTGGAGGACCATTGTCGGATAAATATGGACGTAAAAATATTATTTTATTATCGGTAATTGTGCCGATTCCATTTTGTTTAGCATTACCGTTTGTTCCGCTTTATGTTGCCTTAGTATTGCTCATTATTATTGGAATGCTTATTATGATTAGCTTTACTGTGACAGTTGTTTATGCGCAGGAGCTTGTCCCATCCAAGATTGGAACGATGGCTGGATTAACCGTTGGTGTGGCGTTTGGTATGGGGGCGATTGGCTCAGTTGTCATTGGAATAGTCATGGATATGATGGGTATTCGCTTTACGATGATCGCCGTGTCGTTTTTAACATTACTATTGTTTGTGGCATTTTTATTACCAAAGGATAATGCATCAACTTAA
- a CDS encoding universal stress protein, whose translation MKYVKGRMDESILVCVYYGQNGERLIRRGHKLATLLDCPLYVLTVDSKPLDAFDAEKSGYIEQWKQLAEELEIEKIIIKDNEKRPIHKVITEMAIDFNITQIIVGQSAQSRWEEITKGSFLNVLLKEIPFVDFHIVSVKRPSEDELIDIYEKGVRAYLVEENQQYKVAFTCPKFVSLEGIFFKEIGTDFDNGIFKFNYNGKLHEVDITEGFVNHIDIIPKECFLSKE comes from the coding sequence ATGAAATATGTAAAAGGCCGAATGGATGAAAGTATTTTAGTTTGTGTGTATTACGGTCAAAATGGTGAACGATTAATTCGCCGTGGACACAAGCTTGCTACTTTACTCGATTGCCCATTATATGTTTTAACGGTTGATTCAAAGCCACTTGACGCATTTGATGCTGAAAAATCTGGCTATATTGAGCAGTGGAAACAATTAGCTGAAGAATTAGAAATTGAAAAAATCATTATTAAAGACAATGAAAAACGCCCTATTCACAAAGTTATTACAGAAATGGCTATTGACTTCAATATTACACAAATTATCGTTGGGCAAAGTGCTCAAAGTCGTTGGGAGGAAATTACGAAAGGTTCCTTCTTAAATGTATTATTAAAAGAAATCCCATTCGTAGACTTCCACATCGTTTCAGTAAAGCGCCCATCTGAAGACGAGTTGATCGACATTTACGAAAAAGGTGTGCGTGCTTACTTGGTCGAAGAAAACCAGCAGTATAAAGTAGCGTTCACTTGCCCAAAATTTGTATCGCTTGAAGGGATTTTCTTTAAAGAGATTGGCACTGATTTTGATAATGGGATATTTAAATTTAACTATAACGGAAAACTTCATGAGGTAGATATTACAGAGGGATTTGTAAATCATATTGATATTATCCCAAAAGAATGTTTTCTATCAAAAGAATAG
- a CDS encoding Na+/H+ antiporter subunit A, translated as MSVALSILLPFIAAAFIPFLYRRVNKVHLGWFVLVVPVVLFSYLATFIPRIARGETFINTFEWIPSYDINITTYLDGLSMIFGLLITGVGSLVILYSIFYLSSKESLHHFYCYLLLFMGAMLGVVFSDNLMVLYAFWELTSVSSFLLIAFWHHRKASRAGARKAMTITVSGGVAMLAGFLMLYVASGTFSIREILANLDAVQASSYFVPAMCLVLLGAFTKSAQFPFHIWLPDAMEAPTPVSAYLHSATMVKAGIYLVARTTPIFGGHEVWFWSVSAVGLVTLFWGSFNAVKQFDLKALLAYSTISQLGLIMSLFGLGSAALSLGYSPDTVIYTQATFAALFHLINHSTFKGALFMMVGIVDHEVGTRDIRRLGGLMSLMPLTFTIAVIGSFSMAGLPPFNGFLSKEMFFAATLKITQLDIFSLDAVGLIFPIVAWVASIFTFIYCVIIVNRTFFGKLQPDRLEKPPHEAPIGMLISPYILIALVIGIFIFPNVLGHYILSPAMASVYPSFPSVDELTPHIAAWHGYINTELIMTFGVVVVGIFLYRTLKKWRPMYQLIPQKYTLNGIYERVIGSSEQYSGALTKFYMNGKLTYYFIYIYVFFVAILAGYMMYADLFSWNPSNDSVIEPYELLLVFVMIAAAVAIIFAKQRITAVLLNGVLGYSVAFFFVVFRAPDLALTQLVVESVTTALFLLSFKFLPKLQPESGSKAWEFTKVTISIVVGATVTLIGLAVMNYDKFEPISAYFEDSYNLAGGKNIVNTILGDFRAFDTMLEVVVLFIAGLGVYTLIKLKAKKEGKDVED; from the coding sequence TTGAGTGTTGCATTGTCGATTTTACTACCGTTCATTGCTGCGGCCTTTATTCCGTTTTTATACAGGCGAGTTAACAAGGTTCATTTAGGATGGTTTGTTTTAGTCGTGCCTGTCGTATTATTTTCGTATTTAGCTACTTTTATCCCTCGAATTGCCCGTGGCGAAACCTTTATAAACACGTTCGAGTGGATCCCCTCTTATGATATTAACATTACCACCTATTTAGACGGTTTGAGCATGATCTTTGGTTTGCTTATTACCGGAGTAGGTAGTCTAGTAATCCTTTATTCTATTTTCTACCTTTCATCAAAAGAATCTTTGCATCACTTTTATTGCTACCTGCTGCTGTTTATGGGGGCAATGTTAGGTGTTGTATTTTCCGACAACTTAATGGTCCTTTATGCGTTTTGGGAGTTAACAAGCGTTTCGTCATTCCTATTAATCGCCTTTTGGCATCACCGTAAAGCATCACGTGCTGGTGCGCGTAAAGCGATGACAATCACCGTTTCGGGTGGTGTGGCGATGTTAGCTGGTTTTTTAATGCTGTATGTGGCTTCAGGGACATTTAGCATACGAGAAATTTTAGCGAATTTAGATGCTGTGCAAGCAAGCTCCTACTTTGTGCCAGCAATGTGCTTAGTATTACTAGGTGCATTTACGAAATCAGCACAATTTCCGTTTCATATTTGGTTACCGGATGCGATGGAAGCACCAACACCAGTATCGGCTTATCTTCACTCGGCAACGATGGTTAAAGCAGGTATTTATCTGGTAGCACGTACGACACCTATTTTTGGTGGACATGAGGTATGGTTTTGGTCGGTTAGTGCTGTCGGATTAGTGACCTTGTTCTGGGGTTCATTTAATGCGGTAAAGCAGTTTGACTTAAAAGCGTTACTTGCATATTCAACAATTAGTCAGCTTGGCTTGATTATGAGTTTGTTTGGGCTAGGTTCGGCGGCGCTATCGTTGGGCTATTCTCCAGACACGGTTATTTATACGCAAGCAACATTTGCGGCGTTGTTTCATTTAATTAACCACTCAACCTTTAAAGGTGCGCTATTTATGATGGTTGGTATTGTCGACCATGAAGTTGGTACGCGTGATATCCGTCGTTTAGGTGGTTTAATGTCATTGATGCCGTTGACTTTTACGATTGCGGTTATAGGAAGTTTCTCAATGGCTGGGTTACCGCCTTTTAACGGTTTTTTAAGTAAGGAAATGTTCTTTGCAGCTACGTTAAAAATTACGCAGCTTGATATTTTCTCGCTCGATGCGGTTGGGTTAATATTCCCGATTGTGGCATGGGTTGCGAGTATTTTTACGTTTATTTACTGTGTCATTATTGTAAATCGTACATTCTTTGGAAAGTTACAGCCTGATCGTTTAGAAAAGCCACCACATGAAGCTCCGATAGGCATGTTAATTTCACCGTATATTTTAATCGCACTTGTTATTGGTATTTTTATTTTCCCGAATGTGTTGGGGCATTATATTTTAAGTCCTGCGATGGCGAGTGTTTATCCGTCTTTCCCATCAGTGGATGAGTTGACACCACATATTGCAGCATGGCATGGCTATATTAATACGGAACTCATTATGACATTTGGAGTTGTAGTCGTTGGTATTTTCCTATATAGAACACTGAAAAAATGGCGTCCGATGTATCAGCTAATTCCGCAAAAGTATACGCTAAATGGGATTTACGAGCGTGTGATCGGCTCGAGTGAGCAGTATTCTGGTGCGTTAACGAAGTTTTATATGAACGGTAAATTAACGTATTATTTCATCTATATTTACGTGTTTTTTGTAGCGATTTTAGCGGGTTATATGATGTATGCGGATTTGTTTAGTTGGAATCCGAGCAATGATTCGGTTATTGAGCCTTATGAACTCCTATTAGTGTTTGTCATGATTGCAGCAGCAGTTGCGATTATCTTCGCGAAGCAGCGTATTACGGCGGTACTGTTAAACGGGGTACTTGGTTATTCGGTGGCGTTTTTCTTTGTGGTGTTCCGGGCTCCTGATTTAGCATTAACACAGCTCGTTGTAGAATCCGTAACAACAGCGTTATTCTTACTTTCGTTTAAGTTTTTACCTAAATTGCAGCCAGAAAGTGGATCGAAAGCATGGGAGTTTACGAAGGTTACAATTTCGATTGTAGTTGGTGCAACGGTGACGTTAATTGGTTTAGCTGTCATGAATTATGACAAATTTGAACCGATTTCTGCGTACTTTGAAGACTCGTACAACTTAGCGGGAGGAAAAAATATCGTCAATACGATTTTAGGTGATTTCCGGGCATTTGATACGATGTTGGAAGTAGTCGTGTTATTTATTGCAGGGCTGGGCGTCTATACACTCATTAAGCTAAAGGCGAAAAAGGAGGGTAAAGACGTTGAAGATTAA
- a CDS encoding Na(+)/H(+) antiporter subunit B, whose translation MKINDVILKTVVRGVVFIVFTLGMYLFFAGHNAPGGGFIGGLVLGSGIVLLYLTYDIETVHKGMPFDFKKVAALGVLLATGTAIASLFFDAPFLTQTAGYFDIPLLGEKHLSTVTIFEAGVALTVVGTLVTIILNISEDE comes from the coding sequence TTGAAGATTAATGATGTAATTTTAAAAACCGTCGTTCGTGGTGTTGTATTCATTGTTTTTACGCTTGGTATGTACCTATTTTTTGCAGGACATAATGCACCAGGTGGCGGCTTTATTGGTGGGCTTGTGCTCGGCTCTGGTATTGTCCTTTTGTATTTAACGTACGATATCGAAACGGTGCATAAAGGGATGCCTTTTGATTTTAAAAAGGTCGCTGCATTGGGTGTACTGCTTGCAACGGGTACTGCTATAGCCTCATTGTTTTTTGATGCACCATTCTTAACTCAAACAGCTGGCTATTTTGACATTCCCTTATTAGGGGAAAAGCATCTATCAACTGTAACAATTTTTGAAGCAGGTGTAGCACTGACCGTAGTGGGTACGCTTGTAACGATTATTTTAAATATAAGTGAGGATGAATAG
- a CDS encoding Na(+)/H(+) antiporter subunit C, translating to MESLMIVLIGILVAVATYLVLSRSVLRVIVGTAILSHAVHLLLLTVGGLKKGSVPILGQAAAPFTDALPQALILTAIVISFAVTAFLLVLAYRMYLTNGSDDFHKLGGSSDE from the coding sequence ATGGAATCATTAATGATTGTGCTGATCGGCATACTCGTGGCAGTCGCTACTTATTTAGTCCTCTCTCGTAGTGTATTACGTGTAATTGTCGGTACAGCAATATTGTCGCATGCCGTGCATCTTTTACTGTTGACTGTAGGCGGATTAAAAAAGGGAAGCGTGCCAATACTTGGACAGGCGGCTGCACCTTTTACTGATGCTTTACCACAGGCGCTTATTTTAACTGCGATTGTGATTAGCTTTGCGGTAACTGCGTTTTTACTTGTGCTTGCGTATCGCATGTATTTAACAAATGGTAGTGATGACTTCCATAAGCTTGGAGGGTCATCTGATGAGTAA
- a CDS encoding Na+/H+ antiporter subunit D has protein sequence MSNILVLPLIVPIITAALLVFLNDYIKLQRIVSLLTMIFVAGISVVLLQLIQTEGILRLDFSGWLPPFGILFVGDSFSVLLVLTSSIVTILCLIYAFSTIGKEQEKMYFYPFVLFLIAGVNGSFLTGDIFNLFVCFEVMLLASYALIALGGEKFQLRESLKYVLINVVASWMFLVALAYLYGTVKTLNMAHIAQRVAEVGQEPMLTLVSLIFLIVFALKAGLLLFFWLPGSYSVPPTAVQALFAALLTKVGIYALFRTFTLMFPLQPEITHTIIGVMAGITIIAGCMGALSGRDVRTIASYNVIIGVGFILMALAIGNEQAFAGAVYYLIHDIIAKALLFLLIGTMVMLTGEIVVKNMNGLIRNYPLFGWIYFITMCGLIGIPPLSGFVGKVLIGQGAVEQGAYVLLALGFGSSIIVLYSLLRIFLASFFGETSISEEDKQPMPKGAYVSFVLLALCMIGLGVGAEGIAIYVNDAAHTLANPSVYIEAILNTNK, from the coding sequence ATGAGTAATATATTAGTTTTACCATTAATTGTGCCGATTATTACGGCCGCATTGTTAGTGTTTTTAAATGATTATATTAAGCTACAGCGAATTGTGAGCTTACTTACGATGATTTTCGTTGCAGGAATATCGGTTGTTCTGCTGCAGCTTATTCAAACAGAGGGCATACTACGTCTTGATTTTAGTGGATGGCTACCACCTTTTGGTATTTTATTTGTAGGGGATTCATTTTCGGTATTGCTTGTATTAACATCAAGCATTGTTACGATACTTTGTTTAATTTATGCGTTTTCAACAATTGGTAAAGAACAAGAAAAAATGTATTTTTATCCGTTTGTTCTTTTTTTAATAGCGGGTGTTAATGGGTCGTTTTTGACAGGGGATATTTTTAATTTATTTGTGTGCTTTGAGGTAATGCTTCTTGCTTCGTATGCATTAATTGCACTTGGTGGTGAGAAGTTTCAATTACGTGAATCGTTAAAATATGTACTCATTAATGTAGTTGCATCATGGATGTTTTTAGTTGCTTTAGCTTATTTATATGGCACTGTGAAAACATTAAATATGGCACATATCGCACAGCGCGTAGCAGAGGTCGGACAAGAACCAATGCTAACGTTAGTGTCATTGATCTTTTTAATTGTCTTTGCGTTAAAGGCGGGGTTACTTTTATTTTTCTGGTTACCGGGCTCGTATAGTGTGCCACCAACAGCGGTACAGGCACTGTTTGCAGCGTTATTAACAAAGGTCGGGATTTATGCATTATTCCGTACGTTTACGTTAATGTTCCCACTACAACCCGAAATCACGCATACAATTATTGGTGTTATGGCAGGGATTACGATCATTGCTGGCTGTATGGGTGCTCTATCAGGACGTGATGTGCGTACTATCGCTTCATATAACGTCATTATTGGGGTAGGTTTTATACTGATGGCTCTTGCGATTGGCAATGAACAAGCCTTTGCTGGAGCTGTGTACTATTTAATTCATGACATAATTGCCAAAGCGTTATTATTCTTATTAATTGGGACAATGGTGATGTTAACAGGTGAAATTGTCGTAAAAAATATGAACGGGCTTATCCGAAATTATCCGTTGTTTGGATGGATATACTTTATCACAATGTGTGGGCTTATTGGGATTCCACCGTTAAGCGGCTTTGTCGGGAAAGTATTAATTGGGCAGGGTGCAGTTGAACAAGGTGCTTATGTATTATTAGCGTTAGGCTTTGGTTCGAGTATTATTGTGCTGTACTCGCTCCTTCGCATTTTCCTAGCATCGTTTTTCGGGGAAACGTCGATTAGCGAAGAAGACAAACAACCAATGCCAAAAGGTGCCTATGTTTCATTTGTGTTACTTGCTTTATGCATGATTGGACTAGGTGTCGGTGCGGAAGGGATAGCCATATATGTAAATGATGCGGCTCATACGTTGGCAAACCCATCCGTGTATATTGAGGCAATTTTAAATACGAATAAATAA
- a CDS encoding Na+/H+ antiporter subunit E, translating to MFGQFILNLFIASLWFLLKDDPNADFTTFMSGFFIGTLILYAMHRFFGTQFYLRRVLKILKLILLFIKELLLSSIEVLKQVLDPQLKITPGIFTYETCLEGDWQITVLALLLTLTPGSVVMEVSEDGKTFYIHAMDIVESKETVLRSIGKFETAIWEVTQ from the coding sequence ATGTTTGGACAATTTATTCTAAATTTATTTATTGCTTCGTTGTGGTTTTTATTAAAAGACGATCCGAATGCTGATTTTACAACATTTATGTCAGGATTCTTTATTGGTACGCTGATTTTATATGCAATGCACCGATTTTTTGGTACGCAATTTTATTTGCGCCGAGTATTAAAAATTTTGAAGCTCATCCTTTTATTTATTAAAGAGTTATTATTGTCGAGCATCGAAGTGTTAAAGCAAGTGCTAGATCCACAGCTAAAAATTACACCAGGCATTTTTACATATGAAACATGTCTAGAGGGAGATTGGCAGATTACGGTTTTGGCATTGCTATTAACATTAACGCCGGGTTCTGTTGTAATGGAAGTATCCGAAGACGGCAAGACGTTTTATATTCACGCGATGGATATTGTCGAATCGAAGGAAACGGTACTACGTTCAATTGGTAAGTTTGAAACAGCTATCTGGGAGGTGACACAATGA
- a CDS encoding Na(+)/H(+) antiporter subunit F1 produces the protein MIDIILRVALLLFMVAIALSLVRVIKGPSLPDRAIALDTIGVNLISMIAIISIVLKTKAFLEAILILGILAFIGTIAFSKYIERGVIVERKSAD, from the coding sequence ATGATCGATATCATTTTAAGGGTGGCATTGCTGTTATTTATGGTGGCCATTGCACTGTCATTAGTACGTGTGATTAAAGGGCCGTCATTACCAGACCGTGCGATTGCACTTGATACGATTGGTGTTAATTTAATTTCAATGATTGCGATTATTTCCATTGTGTTAAAGACGAAAGCCTTCTTAGAGGCGATTTTGATTTTAGGAATTTTAGCATTTATCGGGACGATTGCATTCTCGAAATATATTGAAAGAGGTGTCATCGTTGAGCGTAAATCAGCTGATTGA